The region GAGAAAGCAGCTAGGGGAGGACAGTTTCCCCACCGCCCCAGGCACTTTGGAGGCCGGCCGCATCCTCTCGCGTCCAGCGGCGTTTGTCCGGGGCCCAGCTGGAAGAGACAACTGACTGCCAGGCAGGACGGGCAGGGTCGGAGGTCCAGTTGTCTTGCTATCCCCATCTAGGGTAGGCTCGGGCCTTTCCTCAGTGCGGGGAGGACCTTTGCTTTCAGAAATGAACGCTGCGCGACGGATCTCCACCTAGGCCCTGGTGCACAGCTGGTGGAGAGGTTTCTTTGGGACTAGTTGGCTCGCCTTTCTCCCCTTGGCCTTCGTGTCGGTGCTGGTGGTGCCGGTGGTGGTGCTCATGGCATCGTGGATCGCTTCTCCTGTTTGGCACTGGGCGCTTCTCCAGCATGCTCCTTGCACCGGAAATGGAGCCCCAGGGAACTTTGCGGACGAGCGTCCTGCCGGGGACGCACAGATCCCCGCCTCATTCCTGCCGGACCCTCTGCCTAGTAGCGCGAGGCCTCCCGAGGACAGCCACCCATAAAGACTGCTTGCCCATCTTCCCCCCCCCCAGACGCTGCTCGACGTTTGGGGCATTTTCGAGAGCCTGGCCGGCCGGAAGGACACGGTGCGTGGACCTGCAGCCGCTCTTCCCTGCACCTCCCCGCCGAAGGGCTCCGGACATCCCTCGCAGAAGTGGCAGGCCCTGGCACCGTGCTCAGACCCGCTCACGCACCCCATTCGCTCCGCCGACTTCCCAGCAGAGCCAGCCCTCGAGAGCTGAGCCGCTCGGGCACAAACCCGTTCCCAGGGAACACCGAGACCCGGGCTCACTCCCGGCCCGCCTTTTTCCCCCCGGAGGCCGCATCGTCCTCACCGCCAGAGAGGAACTCGCTCCTCGTCGGCACTCTTGGTGCGTCGCCCAGGGCGTGCCCCATGCAGGGTGTGCCTGGGCGTCTGCACGCGTGTGCATCAGAGCCGGCCTACCGCCACAGCCCCAGAGATGGCCGCGGCTTCTTGTTCCTCCCCTTGGTCGCTCTGGCCCTCCCTCCGGCACAAGGGCCGTGGCCGACGTCCGTCGGCCCCGGAGGCGGGGTGTCCGTGCTGGGACGGTCGAGCCGGTGGTGCTCctgggcgggcggcgggcggttTCTCCCTCCTCCGTGTCTGGACCGGTGAATCACGACTGCGCCggcaggcagggcagcctggaCCTTGCGCAGCTCCAAGGCCGGCTTCGGTCGGTTGTGTTCTTGCAGGCGTCTCCACTGCTCTAAGCTCATCCCTTCGGCCTCTGTGTACCCCGGGGAATCCTGCAACCCAGGAGCTCTGCCGCTGGCGTCTCCTGCAGGCTGCCCGGGGTCTGTGGGGTCAGCCCCGAGGGGGgccgctgcccctcccccagcgccCCCTTCCCACGCACCCTCCCGGGCGTAGAGCAGGACGTAGGCGCTCTGGCTCAGGGCAGCGGTCTCGTCACAGGCTGTCACCTTGGCATCGTCCATCTTATACCATTGGCCGTTGCCCGCTCGGACGTAGCAAAAGTAGTGTCCTCGCTCACAGCTCCACCCGGAGTGCACCAGCACGGCATAGAGCACGTAGCCCAGGGGCCCTGCCTTCCGCTCAGACGTGTAGGGCTGCACGTCCAGGCACTGGGGATAGCGCACCTCCTGAGCCCTTTTGGCCCCGCTCAGCTGTGTGAACCGCTTCAGCACCAGCACCAGGACCTGGGAGGTCCTGTGCAGAGTCAACCTCTTGGTGGCAGGCACCTTCCGGAGACAAACGCCACAGTCATAGGCATTTTCCGCCTCCAGCTTCTCGGGCTTGACCAgctctctcagagcttgctccaCACTCTGAGCCGCCGTGATATCCAGGCTGATGTCCAGGTAAGGGTCGAACGTGTCCGAGACACCGAGGCAGTGGAGACACTGGATCTGAGACCTCCACGTCCCGCCGAAGATCTGACGGACGACGCTGGTGTCCTCGGAGGCGTGGCCCGACGGCTGGGATGCACTCAGGCACCCTTGCTGCATGCCACTCAGAGTGAACATCAGAAACTCGTGGGCATCTTCCTGCTGGTGTCTGTGGAAGCCCGCCAGCAGGTCCTTGTGGGGCCGGATCACCTCTCCCGCGTGAAGGAGGGCTCGGGTCACGTGAGCTCGCATGGCACAGAGCGTGCAGGAGCCGCCGGCCGGACAGAGGGTGGCGTGCTGCCGGGACACCAGCCAGCTGGCCAGGGGCGGCGTGTGGCTCAGACACTGCAGCGCCGCATTCACGTAGCACGTGTTCCCCAGATTCTGAAGCCCAGCGCCCACCCCCCACGGCCCCCTCCAACTCAGGGCGACTTTCTGGCCAGGCGCCAGCCCCGCTGACCCGGGAGCCAAGTCACCCCGCTGGGGGCGCCCGACTGCCGGCGACGGCCCCTCAGGGACAGAGGGTCCCCGAAGGGCATCCGCACCAGCGGCGCTGGCCCGACAACCTTGCCCTCCGGCTAAGACGTTGAAGGGCGCCGGACACGCACCTCCCCCGTGCTCAGAAGCAGCCCCCGGGGCTCTGCAAACGAGGCCCACGAGGTTTTCCATCTCCTACCTGCCGCTGCACGCCGGTGCCTCCTTCCCTCACACCGTCGTCTCCAAAGAGGGCCTGGGCCCCGCCCCCTCGGGCCTTTGGGGGCTTTCCCACAGCCCCACCCCCGCACGTGCAAGCTCCTCATTCGCTGAGGCGGCCGAGGGCCTGCCCACTCCCACTCCCGCCATCCAACCACCGACACTTTCCTCGGGGAATTCCCCTTGCTGAAGCCCTGCCTGGAGCCACCCCGGgggatcccacccatgacaaggtcgtgtggaagagaactgttaaacAAGTCTTCAGAACTCAATGGGCTCCCTAGTCTTTCTCGAGCATCCACTCCAAAACCAgtatctgtctgttttactatttcatgactttcagcATCTCCTCTAACATTAACTGGGTGCTATTCTTGACtacttttctctggagaaaatcatctTCGAACTATAGCTAGGTAGTCTCCTGTGCATGAGAGAAATATTTCCAACTAAAACCCCCTCTTTTAGCATTATATCTTGCTTGGCAAATATATCCAGACTGTTGGAGCTaatcatatgattatttacagcctccctactgtgagaggcatggaaagcctaaaacatagagcctttcaaagagttaacaGTTATTCGAGTAGTGCTAGGCATAGGATTTCTTTGTTGGGCCAATGCGTGTTGCTGAGTTCCCATGTCTCTAATCCGCTGTGCACCTGGGactgcattagttaacatagttggaaagtaaggAAAACAGTTGTAGcctgaaattaaccacatcagacttttgagctaattggttctttcttgtaactcactgcatcTTTGCTtcgtgagaatgtaactctgtttgatactttctgaggccgatatagattagaaatataagaaaaaacatttcaagggaaaataagttttctggttgaacagcctttatcaaaagagcgtcataaaatgttcacaggcctccaaggccagaagataatgtacacaatattgtttttgGAAAAGGTTTACAGAAATAATCTTGATTTCTATAAAGACAAAATAGGcataatgtttgggctgactctgtatgactttgcatctttcatttccctctatgtacaagtaaaggtataaaagacccttttgaaaataaaaacaatgggccTCACTTGAAGAAGCTTGGTAaccctgtgtttttcttttttctctgtttttctctcttactttctttttcaggctgatccttggagcatagaggctccctgcgttcacttatctgcccgggtttctaagccctgaacgggaagacgttctgcaTCTTCATTCCCTTGGGAGACCAGGAAGACACCTGTGTCCTCCGTGAAtggggcaaacttcttgtctcgaagttttattgaCTTTCTATggaaaccaaggaatatcagcctctttctctcctctattttcttatctacaatattctttccttatttctctctAAATCATCTGCTGAGGCCacttttccttcaggttcccctggatcctgcgggggctggaccccggcaaagcCCCACAGGCACTTCTGACCTGGCCGCCTGGGCCAAAGGACTCTGGATGCAAATGATTCAAGGGCATTGGCCTTCCAGCCTTGCCCGCTAGAGATTCACTGCAGGTCTTCCAAGTTCAGCACACAAATACGGGCTGCAGAGGAATGCCATGGGCTCACCATTCACATCCTAACACACTTCTGGAAACATGTCTGCCCACCTACCCTCTCCCCTTTAGGGGtctccc is a window of Ovis aries strain OAR_USU_Benz2616 breed Rambouillet chromosome 1, ARS-UI_Ramb_v3.0, whole genome shotgun sequence DNA encoding:
- the LOC114110836 gene encoding ubiquitin carboxyl-terminal hydrolase 17-like protein 6; the encoded protein is MENLVGLVCRAPGAASEHGGGACPAPFNVLAGGQGCRASAAGADALRGPSVPEGPSPAVGRPQRGDLAPGSAGLAPGQKVALSWRGPWGVGAGLQNLGNTCYVNAALQCLSHTPPLASWLVSRQHATLCPAGGSCTLCAMRAHVTRALLHAGEVIRPHKDLLAGFHRHQQEDAHEFLMFTLSGMQQGCLSASQPSGHASEDTSVVRQIFGGTWRSQIQCLHCLGVSDTFDPYLDISLDITAAQSVEQALRELVKPEKLEAENAYDCGVCLRKVPATKRLTLHRTSQVLVLVLKRFTQLSGAKRAQEVRYPQCLDVQPYTSERKAGPLGYVLYAVLVHSGWSCERGHYFCYVRAGNGQWYKMDDAKVTACDETAALSQSAYVLLYAREGAWEGGAGGGAAAPLGADPTDPGQPAGDASGRAPGLQDSPGYTEAEGMSLEQWRRLQEHNRPKPALELRKVQAALPAGAVVIHRSRHGGGRNRPPPAQEHHRLDRPSTDTPPPGPTDVGHGPCAGGRARATKGRNKKPRPSLGLWR